The following coding sequences lie in one Allochromatium vinosum DSM 180 genomic window:
- a CDS encoding 2Fe-2S iron-sulfur cluster-binding protein produces the protein MALVTFSSPDYKDKTVYAVAGSHTETILKIAKENKIPVKHDCQDGECGSCVVRVTSVDDKQRMGYHLTDKEISVLRQLGKLTQEDIDRLALDDMPSEWRLACQMIVRDEDILVEY, from the coding sequence GTGGCCCTCGTGACCTTTTCCAGTCCTGACTACAAGGACAAGACCGTCTACGCCGTGGCCGGAAGCCACACCGAAACCATCCTCAAGATTGCCAAGGAGAACAAGATCCCAGTCAAGCACGACTGCCAGGACGGCGAGTGCGGAAGCTGTGTGGTGCGCGTGACCAGCGTCGATGACAAACAGCGCATGGGCTATCACCTCACCGACAAGGAGATCAGCGTGCTGCGTCAGCTCGGCAAGCTGACCCAGGAGGACATCGACCGGCTGGCACTCGACGACATGCCGAGTGAATGGCGTCTGGCCTGTCAGATGATCGTGCGCGACGAAGACATCCTCGTGGAGTACTGA
- the draG gene encoding ADP-ribosyl-[dinitrogen reductase] hydrolase, whose translation MRTVLDRRIDRDTHTDALSRDRAVAAYLGLAIGDALGATVEFMTPREIQDHYGTHHAIIGGGWLRLPKGRVTDDTEMSLALGRAILDRGELDAPTIAQAFSDWMRGKPVDIGHTVRRGISLYRRTGVTEVPEHEYDAGNGACMRCLPIALYTLGAEPEAVDRANRLQAHITHHNTLSDLGTLTVIRLTQTALLGGTRQDLRQLAESLVATEPRFAFDGGRRQDSPGGYIVETLRAVFQALFATESFESALIDVVNRGGDADTTGAILGMIAGALYGFDAIPRRWLKALDRDTARLCRRQALDLLSLSADRKQIVDVGL comes from the coding sequence ATGCGTACTGTTTTGGACCGGAGGATTGACCGGGACACGCACACCGACGCACTGTCGCGCGATCGCGCCGTCGCCGCCTATCTGGGACTGGCGATCGGGGACGCACTCGGCGCCACGGTCGAGTTCATGACCCCGCGTGAGATCCAGGACCACTATGGCACCCATCACGCGATCATCGGCGGCGGCTGGCTCCGACTGCCCAAGGGCCGAGTGACCGACGACACGGAGATGAGCCTCGCGCTCGGGCGTGCCATCCTCGACCGGGGCGAACTCGACGCCCCGACCATCGCCCAAGCCTTCAGCGACTGGATGCGCGGCAAGCCGGTCGACATCGGCCATACGGTTCGGCGCGGTATCAGTCTCTACCGGCGTACCGGGGTCACGGAGGTTCCGGAGCACGAATACGATGCCGGCAATGGGGCCTGTATGCGCTGTCTGCCGATCGCACTCTACACGCTCGGCGCGGAACCCGAGGCGGTCGATCGAGCCAACCGACTCCAGGCCCATATCACCCATCACAACACCCTGTCCGATCTCGGCACCCTCACCGTCATTCGCCTGACTCAGACCGCTTTGCTCGGCGGCACGCGACAGGATCTGCGTCAGCTCGCCGAGTCGCTGGTCGCGACCGAGCCTCGCTTTGCCTTCGACGGCGGGCGGCGTCAGGACAGCCCAGGCGGTTATATCGTCGAGACTCTGCGCGCGGTCTTCCAGGCGCTGTTCGCCACGGAGAGCTTCGAGTCGGCCTTGATCGATGTGGTCAACCGCGGCGGCGATGCCGATACCACGGGCGCCATCCTCGGCATGATCGCCGGTGCGCTGTATGGATTCGACGCCATTCCCCGGCGCTGGCTCAAAGCCCTGGACCGGGACACGGCGCGCCTCTGTCGCCGGCAGGCGCTCGATCTGCTCTCACTGAGCGCCGACCGCAAGCAGATCGTCGATGTCGGCCTGTAG
- a CDS encoding nitrogen fixation protein NifQ, with translation MSTLARDLTREVDHVFARLMVRAAGDGNDRAFASMIATRAAGGGALPAWLGLDQADFKRLMAHHFPGVSPDVLGPSDGASPLLGNRLEEREELIELLMTHRAGCSPSETWMVRVVASGCLASDHLWHDLGLWNRAELTDLMRRNFPELAARNVQDMKWKRFLYKQLCESEGIYVCRAPSCGVCVDYAYCFGPED, from the coding sequence ATGTCGACCCTGGCCCGCGACCTGACCCGGGAAGTCGACCACGTCTTCGCCCGCCTGATGGTCCGCGCGGCCGGGGACGGCAACGATCGCGCCTTCGCCAGCATGATCGCCACGCGCGCGGCCGGCGGCGGTGCCCTGCCGGCCTGGCTCGGGCTGGATCAGGCCGACTTCAAACGCCTCATGGCGCATCATTTCCCCGGCGTCTCGCCCGACGTACTCGGTCCCTCCGATGGCGCCAGCCCGTTGCTGGGGAACCGTCTGGAGGAGCGCGAGGAGCTGATCGAGCTGCTGATGACCCATCGCGCCGGCTGCTCGCCATCCGAAACCTGGATGGTGCGCGTGGTCGCCAGCGGCTGTCTGGCCAGCGATCATCTCTGGCACGATCTCGGGCTCTGGAACCGCGCCGAGCTGACCGACCTGATGCGGCGCAACTTCCCCGAGCTGGCCGCGCGCAACGTCCAGGACATGAAATGGAAGCGCTTCCTCTACAAGCAACTGTGCGAGTCGGAGGGCATCTATGTCTGCCGTGCGCCATCCTGCGGGGTCTGTGTCGACTATGCGTACTGTTTTGGACCGGAGGATTGA
- a CDS encoding SIR2 family protein, which produces MSVSLETLAAGLADGDLVPYLGPGALAGAVDPQTGEPIPADSDSLILAMNNGQPMSLRLMWEFPRAAMNVELKRGRGAIHRFLNTTYAERTWTRSPLHDWLAHIQPPYVIDINRDLQLQDSYAGRPHTLIRGIARTGGTDYRFRIHAYDGACYTEVDQAAVDPTLPILFKPMGSPRPDATYIASDADYVDYLTELMGGFAIPGFVKALRTGKQYVFLGLRLLRDTERMVLSDMTYGAGTPTGWALIPEPTDKERRFCDKRGIEILQADIDDLLAVGAQ; this is translated from the coding sequence ATGTCAGTCAGCCTCGAAACGCTCGCCGCCGGTCTGGCCGATGGCGATCTGGTTCCTTATCTGGGACCGGGCGCCCTGGCCGGCGCGGTCGATCCGCAGACCGGCGAACCGATCCCGGCCGATAGCGACAGTCTGATCCTGGCCATGAACAATGGTCAGCCGATGTCGCTGCGGCTGATGTGGGAGTTCCCGCGCGCGGCCATGAACGTCGAACTCAAGCGCGGTCGCGGCGCGATCCATCGCTTTCTGAACACGACCTATGCCGAGCGCACCTGGACCCGCTCACCGCTGCACGACTGGCTGGCACACATCCAGCCGCCCTATGTGATCGACATCAACCGCGATCTCCAGCTCCAGGACAGCTATGCCGGGCGACCCCATACCCTCATCCGGGGCATCGCCCGCACCGGCGGCACCGACTATCGTTTTCGCATCCATGCTTATGACGGAGCGTGTTATACCGAAGTCGATCAGGCGGCGGTCGATCCGACGCTTCCGATCCTGTTCAAGCCCATGGGCAGTCCGCGCCCGGATGCGACCTATATCGCCTCGGATGCCGACTATGTCGATTATCTCACCGAGCTGATGGGGGGATTCGCCATTCCAGGTTTCGTCAAGGCGTTGCGCACCGGCAAGCAGTATGTCTTCCTTGGCTTGCGGCTCTTGCGCGACACCGAACGGATGGTGCTCTCGGACATGACCTATGGTGCAGGCACCCCGACCGGCTGGGCGCTGATCCCGGAACCGACCGACAAGGAACGTCGCTTCTGCGACAAACGCGGGATCGAGATCCTACAGGCCGACATCGACGATCTGCTTGCGGTCGGCGCTCAGTGA
- a CDS encoding 2Fe-2S iron-sulfur cluster-binding protein has product MAKAKITFSDIGQTVNVPAGTRVIEVSEKIGAGIIYGCREGDCGTCMMHVEEGWNNLTEPSVLEEKVLRENMASRHDRLACQAQILGDCCVKPA; this is encoded by the coding sequence ATGGCGAAAGCCAAGATCACTTTTTCCGATATCGGCCAGACCGTCAACGTACCGGCCGGCACCCGTGTCATCGAGGTGTCCGAGAAGATCGGTGCCGGCATCATCTACGGCTGCCGCGAGGGCGACTGCGGCACCTGCATGATGCATGTGGAAGAAGGCTGGAACAACCTGACCGAACCCTCGGTGCTGGAAGAGAAGGTGCTGCGCGAGAACATGGCCAGCCGTCACGACCGTCTCGCCTGTCAGGCGCAGATCCTCGGCGACTGCTGCGTCAAGCCAGCCTGA